The DNA segment GATGTAGTCGTCGGCGCCCAGCTCGAGGCCGAGGATCCGGTCCACCTCGGTGCCCTTGGCGGTGAGCATGATCACGGGCAGCTCGCGGAGCGTGTCGTCGGTCCGCAGGCGTCGGCAGACCTCGAGGCCGTCGGTCCCCGGCAGCATGAGGTCGAGGACGACGAGCGCCGGCCGGATGGCGGCCGCGCGCTCGAGCGCCTTCTCGCCGCTGTCGGCCTCCTCCACGGCGTAGCCCTCCTGCTCGAGGTGGTAGCGAACCAGCTCGCGGATGTCGGCCTCGTCTTCGACGATTAGGATGGTCGGCTTGGCTGCCAAACGTAGATCCGAGCCCGATTCTACGCCCGGCGTGTTGCGGGCCGATTACCGCTGCGTGAATTCACGAGCAGTTCAACGCTATCGCGGCCGGCGGTGGCGAGCAAGCTGGACGATCACCTGCACCCCGCGCGCGTCGAGCCGGGCGAGCGCCTCCCGGACAGTGGACAGCACGCGGTCGCTCGTTTCTCCCGACACGCTCACCTCGAGGACGGCCTGGCGTCCCGTCGCGAGTGCGTCCTCGGTGATCACCTCGAGCAGGTAAGGGGTGAGGGGGCCGGTCCTCATGAGGCGCGCGCGTGCGTCCGAGCCAAGGCGTCGGATCTCGGCATGAACCAGGGGAAGGTCCGTCATGTCCCTCTGGTAGCATGCGGGCGTGACCATGAGGTTACACGTCGGCTAATTCGTGAAGTCATCGGCCCGACACGCCGGACCCCCGCGGTGTTTGTCGGCCTCTAGAAGACGAACTCCACCTGAAAGCGCACGTTGTCGCGGTCGCGCAGCGTGCCGACCTGCCCCGTCGGCGGGCCGTCGATGCGCGTGTAGTCGAAGATGAAGCGGAACGGGTCGCGGACGTAGGCGACGCCGG comes from the Deltaproteobacteria bacterium genome and includes:
- a CDS encoding response regulator codes for the protein MAAKPTILIVEDEADIRELVRYHLEQEGYAVEEADSGEKALERAAAIRPALVVLDLMLPGTDGLEVCRRLRTDDTLRELPVIMLTAKGTEVDRILGLELGADDYI